A DNA window from Anastrepha obliqua isolate idAnaObli1 chromosome 5, idAnaObli1_1.0, whole genome shotgun sequence contains the following coding sequences:
- the LOC129246819 gene encoding uncharacterized protein LOC129246819 encodes MSTTELWFDDSSDDERLVELARSRKQLRDASNPLEMASTEFLKNFRLSKEALVNLLSSTENQLQQCTRAKLIPNILKLDTVLRFCAQGSYQLSIGNEDMLGLAQPTVYDDAEDIEVESNNGEVENIRNEILRIL; translated from the exons atgagtacaacggagttgtggttcgacgattcatcggacgatgaaagattagtggaactagctagaagtagaaaacagttgagggacgcatccaaccccctagaaatggcttccactga atttttaaagaactttagattatctaaagaggcgttggtgaacctactgtccagtacagaaaaccagttgcagcagtgcacccgagccaaattgattccaaatattttaaagctagacacagttctgcgattttgtgctcagggatcgtaccaattgagtattggtaatgaagatatgctaggacttgctcaacccactgtgtacgatgatgctgaagatattgaagtggagtcaaataacggagaagtagaaaacataagaaatgaaattttgagaatattatag